The Streptomyces nigra genome includes the window ACGAGCCCGCCGTAACCGCTGTAGGAACGGCACTGGGCGTCGCTCACGAACGGCACGTTGGCCTTGAGCAGATAGCGCTGCTGGGCCCCGCCCTCACGGTTGGCGCCCCAGCCGGCGACGGTGAACGTGCCGGAGTTGTACTGCGTGGTGGTGGCGATCTTCAGCGTCGGCAGGTTGATCGGCTGCGCGAGCTTGATGAGCGCCCAGTCCTTGCCCGTGCCGTTGTACCCCGGCGCCCGGTACACGTAGGTGGAGCGGACCTGGACCCGTCCGCTGGAGCTCTGGAGGTCCACGACACCGGCGGTCGCGGTGATGCCGGTGTTGGGGCCGGTCGAGCCGACGCAGTGGGCGGCGGTGAGGACGATCTGCTGGGTGTAGAGCGCGCCGCCACAGCCCATGGAGAGCCGGACCATGAACGGGAACTCGCCCTGCGCGGCACGGGTCCCGCCGACGACACGCTCGGCGGCCTGCGCGGCCGACACGGGCTGGAGACTGACGATCGCGAGAGCGGCGGCGCCGAGGACCACGCATCTCTTGAGCGCGGTGAGGAGCTTCTTCAACGTGATGCCTTCCGTGGGGGGTTCGACATACGAACGCGAGAAGGTGCGATGACCTGCAATGACGGGGACATGTCAATCGGGAACGTCCGACACACCCCGTCCTCAACTGCTCGCTGGATTATGAGAACCCTGTGACACCCCCCACAAGAACCCAATTCCAGCCACCGGCCCTCCGGCCAGTGCCGGCCCCCTACTCCAGGAAGAGCCCCGCCGGCCGGGGCAGCCGCCGCGCCATCTCACCGGCATCGTCGAAGTCCCAGGATGTCCTCGCCCTCGACACAACCCCCGTCGGCCGCACAAGCCCGCACGACGGGAAGGTCCGGCAGGGACTCCGGGTCGG containing:
- a CDS encoding S1 family peptidase, encoding MKKLLTALKRCVVLGAAALAIVSLQPVSAAQAAERVVGGTRAAQGEFPFMVRLSMGCGGALYTQQIVLTAAHCVGSTGPNTGITATAGVVDLQSSSGRVQVRSTYVYRAPGYNGTGKDWALIKLAQPINLPTLKIATTTQYNSGTFTVAGWGANREGGAQQRYLLKANVPFVSDAQCRSYSGYGGLVANEEICAGLPSGGVDTCQGDSGGPMFRRDASNAWIQVGIVSWGIGCARPNAPGVYTEVSTFASAIASAASSL